From Betta splendens chromosome 3, fBetSpl5.4, whole genome shotgun sequence, the proteins below share one genomic window:
- the wdr93 gene encoding WD repeat-containing protein 93 isoform X1 — protein MDSSWESSGNIPSLELSSAAQLPDGSTCLASSEDGAYLGLGHAHGLSVWRACPPVCDAEWLQDELEITSIQMTGAAEAAYLLGTVDDMGVARVFAFHNKSIHLLSVVNTMEDINNRSICSTFELSQGGHYGAASFSCNSACWLEIYRFPLKAWVKELAGSQTEDPDSPYVSVKWSLLSMEAKMKPPKISAGQPDVPQTADFLTFCLAQDVDTRHQQRDGQKGKTMETPEGPRRCTQHFLLPCARFHDDCTETSRPELPVAVCLWWSGSHNLLQYELQKASTKKKSTDAPPDVLLPNAKRILCSAVSGCTRYIALGLDDAVVCVWDRKCGSPLSVLAVAADGPFFRMHFVDNWPVSADDSQTFNAAQVHLLVTCKSGDIHAVTADRGMQSCSVLLLKRPEDSADLPSVTVLLPFLHCLMLVVQRSGKLHLHDVINNKSVCLLAAPKAHLIASPCKPVFTLNIKQQTLYIRGDQGHSSSSTEINHSRLLLLRFGQCEVLKPYVVTFPHYSHNKTQSFATLEEACNQYLQQRTLSVHERNKAITQTWKQLQERRDDAAS, from the exons ATGGATTCATCTTGGGAATCCAGTGGGAACATTCCTTCTTTGGAACTGTCCAGCGCAGCGCAG CTTCCGGACGGCAGCACGTGCCTGGCGAGCTCAGAGGATGGCGCGTACCTCGGCCTGGGCCACGCCCACGGCCTGTCTGTGTGGCGCGCGTGCCCTCCTGTCTGCGACGCTGAGTGGCTGCAGGACGAGCTGGAAATCACGTCCATTCAGATGACTGGGGCCGCAGAGGCAGCGTATCTGCTGGGCACCGTGGACGACATGG GTGTTGCCAGAGTCTTTGCCTTCCACAATAAGAGCATTCACCTCCTCAGTGTTGTCAACACCATG GAGGATATCAACAACAGGAGCATTTGCTCAACATTTGAACTCTCACAAGGAGGACATTATGGAGCTGCGTCATTCAGCT GCAACTCTGCCTGTTGGCTCGAGATCTATCGCTTCCCCCTGAAAGCCTGGGTGAAGGAGTTAGCAGGTTCCCAGACAGAG GACCCAGACTCTCCGTATGTCAGCGTGAAATGGTCTCTTTTGTCGATGGAAGCCAAAATGAAACCACCCAAAATTTcagcag GACAACCTGACGTTCCACAGACAGCCGACTTTTTGACATTCTGTTTAGCTCAGGACGTCGACACCAGGCATCAACAGAGGGAtggacaaaaaggaaaaactatGGAAACCCCCGAAGGCCCAAG ACGTTGCACTCAGCACTTTCTTCTCCCCTGCGCTCGGTTTCATGATGACTGCACAGAAACGTCCCGGCCAG AATTGCCCGTTGCCGTCTGTTTGTGGTGGAGTGGCAGCCATAACCTACTTCAGTATGAGCTGCAAAAAGCATCGACTAAGAAAAAATCAA CCGATGCTCCGCCTGACGTGCTGCTGCCGAATGCAAAGAGAATCCTCTGCTCCGCTGTGAGTGGATGCACCCGTTACATAGCTCTGGGGCTGGACGacgctgtggtgtgtgtgtgggacaggaAATGTG GGTCTCCACTGTCGGTCTTAGCAGTAGCAGCGGACGGTCCCTTCTTCCGGATGCATTTTGTTGATAACTGGCCTGTGTCCGCTGATGATTCGCAGACATTTAACGCAGCACAAGTCCATTTACTGGTGACGTGTAAAAGTGGAGACATCCACGCGGTCACTGCAGACAGAGGGATGCAGTCGTGCTCAGTCCTGCTCCTCAAAAG ACCTGAGGACAGTGCAGACCTCCCAAGTGTCACAGTTTTGCTGCCATTTCTGCACTGCTTG ATGCTAGTGGTGCAAAGAAGTGGAAAACTGCACCTTCATGACGTCATCAACAACAAATCTGTTTGTCTTCTGGCGGCTCCCAAAGCTCATCTGATTGCTTCTCCCTGCAAACCAGTTTTTACTCTGAACATCAAGCAGCAAACTTTGTACATTCGAG GTGATCAAggccacagctcctcctccacagaaaTCAACCACAGTCGGCTTCTGCTTTTACGTTTTGGACAGTGTGAAGTTCTTAAGCCGTATGTTGTGACATTTCCACATTATTCACACAACAAAACCCAGAGCTTTGCCACTTTAGAGGAAGCCTGCAACCAGTATCTCCAACAAAG GACACTGTCTGTGCATGAAAGGAACAAAGCTATAACACAGACCTGGAAACAACTACAGGAAAGGAGAGACGATGCAGCCAGTTGA
- the wdr93 gene encoding WD repeat-containing protein 93 isoform X2, which produces MDSSWESSGNIPSLELSSAAQLPDGSTCLASSEDGAYLGLGHAHGLSVWRACPPVCDAEWLQDELEITSIQMTGAAEAAYLLGTVDDMGVARVFAFHNKSIHLLSVVNTMEDINNRSICSTFELSQGGHYGAASFSCNSACWLEIYRFPLKAWVKELAGSQTEDPDSPYVSVKWSLLSMEAKMKPPKISAGQPDVPQTADFLTFCLAQDVDTRHQQRDGQKGKTMETPEGPRRCTQHFLLPCARFHDDCTETSRPELPVAVCLWWSGSHNLLQYELQKASTKKKSTDAPPDVLLPNAKRILCSAVSGCTRYIALGLDDAVVCVWDRKWSPLSVLAVAADGPFFRMHFVDNWPVSADDSQTFNAAQVHLLVTCKSGDIHAVTADRGMQSCSVLLLKRPEDSADLPSVTVLLPFLHCLMLVVQRSGKLHLHDVINNKSVCLLAAPKAHLIASPCKPVFTLNIKQQTLYIRGDQGHSSSSTEINHSRLLLLRFGQCEVLKPYVVTFPHYSHNKTQSFATLEEACNQYLQQRTLSVHERNKAITQTWKQLQERRDDAAS; this is translated from the exons ATGGATTCATCTTGGGAATCCAGTGGGAACATTCCTTCTTTGGAACTGTCCAGCGCAGCGCAG CTTCCGGACGGCAGCACGTGCCTGGCGAGCTCAGAGGATGGCGCGTACCTCGGCCTGGGCCACGCCCACGGCCTGTCTGTGTGGCGCGCGTGCCCTCCTGTCTGCGACGCTGAGTGGCTGCAGGACGAGCTGGAAATCACGTCCATTCAGATGACTGGGGCCGCAGAGGCAGCGTATCTGCTGGGCACCGTGGACGACATGG GTGTTGCCAGAGTCTTTGCCTTCCACAATAAGAGCATTCACCTCCTCAGTGTTGTCAACACCATG GAGGATATCAACAACAGGAGCATTTGCTCAACATTTGAACTCTCACAAGGAGGACATTATGGAGCTGCGTCATTCAGCT GCAACTCTGCCTGTTGGCTCGAGATCTATCGCTTCCCCCTGAAAGCCTGGGTGAAGGAGTTAGCAGGTTCCCAGACAGAG GACCCAGACTCTCCGTATGTCAGCGTGAAATGGTCTCTTTTGTCGATGGAAGCCAAAATGAAACCACCCAAAATTTcagcag GACAACCTGACGTTCCACAGACAGCCGACTTTTTGACATTCTGTTTAGCTCAGGACGTCGACACCAGGCATCAACAGAGGGAtggacaaaaaggaaaaactatGGAAACCCCCGAAGGCCCAAG ACGTTGCACTCAGCACTTTCTTCTCCCCTGCGCTCGGTTTCATGATGACTGCACAGAAACGTCCCGGCCAG AATTGCCCGTTGCCGTCTGTTTGTGGTGGAGTGGCAGCCATAACCTACTTCAGTATGAGCTGCAAAAAGCATCGACTAAGAAAAAATCAA CCGATGCTCCGCCTGACGTGCTGCTGCCGAATGCAAAGAGAATCCTCTGCTCCGCTGTGAGTGGATGCACCCGTTACATAGCTCTGGGGCTGGACGacgctgtggtgtgtgtgtgggacaggaAAT GGTCTCCACTGTCGGTCTTAGCAGTAGCAGCGGACGGTCCCTTCTTCCGGATGCATTTTGTTGATAACTGGCCTGTGTCCGCTGATGATTCGCAGACATTTAACGCAGCACAAGTCCATTTACTGGTGACGTGTAAAAGTGGAGACATCCACGCGGTCACTGCAGACAGAGGGATGCAGTCGTGCTCAGTCCTGCTCCTCAAAAG ACCTGAGGACAGTGCAGACCTCCCAAGTGTCACAGTTTTGCTGCCATTTCTGCACTGCTTG ATGCTAGTGGTGCAAAGAAGTGGAAAACTGCACCTTCATGACGTCATCAACAACAAATCTGTTTGTCTTCTGGCGGCTCCCAAAGCTCATCTGATTGCTTCTCCCTGCAAACCAGTTTTTACTCTGAACATCAAGCAGCAAACTTTGTACATTCGAG GTGATCAAggccacagctcctcctccacagaaaTCAACCACAGTCGGCTTCTGCTTTTACGTTTTGGACAGTGTGAAGTTCTTAAGCCGTATGTTGTGACATTTCCACATTATTCACACAACAAAACCCAGAGCTTTGCCACTTTAGAGGAAGCCTGCAACCAGTATCTCCAACAAAG GACACTGTCTGTGCATGAAAGGAACAAAGCTATAACACAGACCTGGAAACAACTACAGGAAAGGAGAGACGATGCAGCCAGTTGA
- the LOC114852635 gene encoding LOW QUALITY PROTEIN: putative gonadotropin-releasing hormone II receptor (The sequence of the model RefSeq protein was modified relative to this genomic sequence to represent the inferred CDS: deleted 2 bases in 1 codon): MNAAPCDSAGGMYQLSADHRPNASCNGSSPPGNWSSGDDALLLPTFTTAAKVRVIVTFILCGASAFCNLAVLWAAHGDGKRKSHVRVLILNLTVADLLVTFVVMPVDAVWNLTVQWLAGDFACRLLMFLKLQAMYSCAFVTVVISLDRQAAILNPLAINKARRRNRAMLTVAWAMSVILSVPQLFLFHSVTIVRPEAFTQCTTRGSFAAHWHETAYNMFTFCCLFLLPLIIMITCYNRIFCEISKRLKMDNLPPNEVHLRCSKNNIPRARMRTLKMSIVIVLSFIICWTPYYLLGLWYWFFPDDLRVKVSHSLSHILFIFGLLNACLDPLIYGLFTIYFRKGIRRRYCSAAAAASDGDNNTVVSGSFTCGGNSSAQKERRALSQETLVW, encoded by the exons ATGAACGCCGCTCCGTGTGACTCCGCGGGGGGCATGTACCAGCTGAGCGCAGACCACCGGCCCAACGCCAGCTGCAACGGCTCCTCGCCCCCGGGCAACTGGTCGTCGGGGGACGACGCCCTGCTGCTGCCCACGTTCACCACGGCGGCCAAGGTCCGAGTGATCGTCACCTTCATCCTCTGCGGCGCGTCCGCCTTTTGCAACCTGGCCGTTCTGTGGGCGGCGCACGGCGACGGGAAGCGCAAGTCGCACGTGAGGGTGCTGATCCTGAACCTGACCGTGGCCGACCTGCTGGTGACCTTCGTGGTGATGCCCGTGGACGCCGTGTGGAACCTCACGGTGCAGTGGCTGGCCGGGGACTTCGCCTGCAGGCTGCTGATGTTCCTGAAGCTGCAGGCCATGTACTCGTGCGCCTTTGTGACGGTGGTGATCAGTCTGGACCGGCAGGCGGCCATCCTCAACCCGCTGGCCATCAACAAAGCCCGGAGGCGGAACCGGGCCATGCTGACGGTGGCGTGGGCCATGAGTGTCATCCTGTCAGTGCCTCAG ttATTCCTCTTCCACAGCGTGACCATCGTTCGCCCGGAGGCCTTCACTCAGTGTACGACGCGCGGAAGCTTCGCCGCCCACTGGCATGAAACCGCCTACAACATGTTCACGTTCTgctgcctcttcctgctgccgctgatCATCATGATCACCTGCTACAACAGGATCTTCTGTGAAATCTCCAAACGGCTGAAGATGGACAACC tgCCCCCCAATGAAGTGCACTTGCGCTGTTCTAAGAACAACATCCCCCGAGCGCGGATGAGAACCCTGAAGATGAGCATCGTCATCGTTTTGTCCTTCATCATCTGCTGGACGCCCTACTACCTGCTGGGCCTGTGGTACTGGTTCTTCCCCGATGACCTGCGGGTGAAGGTGTCCCACTCGCTGAGCCACATACTGTTCATCTTTGGTCTGTTGAACGCCTGCCTCGACCCCCTCATCTACGGCCTGTTCACCATTTACTTCAGGAAGGGGATCCGGAGACGCTactgcagcgccgccgccgccgcgtcagACGGGGATAATAACACGGTCGTAAGCGGCTCCTTCACTTGTGGGGGAAACTCTTCA GCACAAAAAGAGAGGCGAGCCCTGAGCCAGGAGACGTTGGTGTGGTGA
- the zgc:123258 gene encoding signal peptide peptidase-like 2A isoform X2 — translation MKMGRAVEVVILSVFFMVSQISCQEGVLHISNGSTSREYCIVHNHSWTPLSKSLDAATPYPLVNLTSSLLCNGSGVSPDVVKGKALVVMRGECDFSEKALVAQSLGATVLLIASNTSLITPSANDSEYAKVHIPLALMKYRDFLEAQQVFGKEMQVQLYAPPQAKVDPSILVILLISMVTVVLGGYWSGACERDRLNACSPTAAAGGGKGSKEDSGELSLYSPLKVLIFVALMCGMLVLMYFFYNILVYIIIAIFCLASASALYSCFDAVMDKIGCGTLSFSVRNYNFSVRSMLLAAVCITVAVIWGVYRNEDRWIWILQDLLGIAFCLNFMKSISLSNFKICVILLSLLVVYDVFFVFITPLFTKNGVSIMVQVALGPDASGEKTQGNMVEVPVDPQTPSEKLPVVMRVPRFSAWAQNLCGMQFSILGYGDIIVPGLLVAYCSRFDVWINSRRKIYFVSCCIAYFLGMILTFAMMLLSAMGQPALLYLVPFTLITSAVVAGCRGEMKHFWAGAICEREELDAP, via the exons ATGAAAATGGGGAGAGCCGTCGAAGTCGTTATCTTGTCTGTATTCTTTATGGTATCGCAG ATAAGCTGCCAAGAAGGAGTTTTGCACATTTCCAATGGAAGTACAAGTAGGGAGTACTGCATTGTCCACAATCACTCCTGGACCCCGCTGTCAAAAAGCCTCGATGCTGCC acACCGTATCCTCTGGTAAATCTGACCTCCAGTCTGCTGTGCAACGGTTCCGGAGTCAGTCCAGATGTGGTTAAGGGCAAGGCCTTGGTGGTGATGAGAGGAGAGTGTGATTTCAGCGAGAAGGCTCTGGTTGCTCAGAGTCTGGGCGCTACAGTTTTACTCATTGCCAGCAACACATCATTG ATCACTCCATCAGCTAATGACTCTGAGTATGCAAAGGTCCACATTCCTCTGGCTCTTATGAAATACAGAGACTTCCTGGAAGCACAGCAG GTGTTTGGCAAAGAGATGCAGGTGCAGCTGTATGCTCCCCCACAAGCGAAGGTTGACCCAAGCATTTTAGTGATTCTGCTTATTTCCATGGTCACAGTTGTCCTGGGTGGCTACTGGAGTGGGGCCTGCGAGAG AGATCGGTTGAACGCTTGctcaccaacagcagcagcaggaggaggaaaaggaagcaaAGAAGACAGTGGAGAACTTTCCCTGTACTCTCCTCTCAAAGTGCTTATCTTTGTGGCCTTAATGTGTGGAATGCTGGTCCTCATGTACTTTTTCTACAACATCCTTG TTTACATCATTATTGCTATATTCTGCCTGGCATCTGCCTCTGCGCTCTACAGCTGTTTTGATGCCGTGATGGATAAAATTGGCTGCGGTACTCTGAG CTTCTCTGTCAGAAATTACAACTTCTCTGTGAGGTCCATGTTGCTGGCTGCTGTCTGCATAACCGTTGCTGTGATTTGGGGAGTGTACAGAAATGAAGACAG ATGGATCTGGATCCTTCAGGACCTTCTTGGGATAGCTTTCTGCCTCAACTTCATGAAGTCCATTTCACTGTCCAATTTCAAG ATCTGTGTGATTCTACTGAGCCTTCTGGTTGTATATGACGTTTTCTTCGTCTTCATTACACCATTATTCACCAAG AATGGAGTCAGTATCATGGTGCAGGttgctctgggtccagatgcatCTGGAGAGAAG ACGCAGGGTAACATGGTGGAGGTCCCTGTCGATCCCCAGACTCCCTCTGAGAAA CTTCCTGTGGTGATGCGTGTCCCACGGTTCTCAGCTTGGGCTCAGAACCTGTGTGGGATGCAGTTCTCCATCCTGGGTTATGGAGACATTATTGTTCCAG GTCTCCTTGTGGCTTACTGCAGCAGGTTTGATGTGTGGAtcaacagcaggaggaaaatcTACTTTGTCAGCTGCTGCATAG CCTATTTTCTGGGAATGATACTGACTTTTGCCATGATGCTGCTGTCGGCTATGGGTCAGCCGGCTCTGCTCTACCTTGTGCCTTTTACTCTGATAACATCTGCTGTGGTGGCTGGGTGCCGTGGAGAAATGAAGCACTTTTGGGCAGGAGCCATTTGTGAG agaGAAGAACTGGACGCTCCATAG
- the zgc:123258 gene encoding signal peptide peptidase-like 2A isoform X3 translates to MKMGRAVEVVILSVFFMVSQISCQEGVLHISNGSTSREYCIVHNHSWTPLSKSLDAATPYPLVNLTSSLLCNGSGVSPDVVKGKALVVMRGECDFSEKALVAQSLGATVLLIASNTSLITPSANDSEYAKVHIPLALMKYRDFLEAQQVFGKEMQVQLYAPPQAKVDPSILVILLISMVTVVLGGYWSGACERDRLNACSPTAAAGGGKGSKEDSGELSLYSPLKVLIFVALMCGMLVLMYFFYNILVYIIIAIFCLASASALYSCFDAVMDKIGCGTLSFSVRNYNFSVRSMLLAAVCITVAVIWGVYRNEDRWIWILQDLLGIAFCLNFMKSISLSNFKICVILLSLLVVYDVFFVFITPLFTKNGVSIMVQVALGPDASGEKLPVVMRVPRFSAWAQNLCGMQFSILGYGDIIVPGLLVAYCSRFDVWINSRRKIYFVSCCIAYFLGMILTFAMMLLSAMGQPALLYLVPFTLITSAVVAGCRGEMKHFWAGAICEVLDSSREPLLPERRTGRSIGEQC, encoded by the exons ATGAAAATGGGGAGAGCCGTCGAAGTCGTTATCTTGTCTGTATTCTTTATGGTATCGCAG ATAAGCTGCCAAGAAGGAGTTTTGCACATTTCCAATGGAAGTACAAGTAGGGAGTACTGCATTGTCCACAATCACTCCTGGACCCCGCTGTCAAAAAGCCTCGATGCTGCC acACCGTATCCTCTGGTAAATCTGACCTCCAGTCTGCTGTGCAACGGTTCCGGAGTCAGTCCAGATGTGGTTAAGGGCAAGGCCTTGGTGGTGATGAGAGGAGAGTGTGATTTCAGCGAGAAGGCTCTGGTTGCTCAGAGTCTGGGCGCTACAGTTTTACTCATTGCCAGCAACACATCATTG ATCACTCCATCAGCTAATGACTCTGAGTATGCAAAGGTCCACATTCCTCTGGCTCTTATGAAATACAGAGACTTCCTGGAAGCACAGCAG GTGTTTGGCAAAGAGATGCAGGTGCAGCTGTATGCTCCCCCACAAGCGAAGGTTGACCCAAGCATTTTAGTGATTCTGCTTATTTCCATGGTCACAGTTGTCCTGGGTGGCTACTGGAGTGGGGCCTGCGAGAG AGATCGGTTGAACGCTTGctcaccaacagcagcagcaggaggaggaaaaggaagcaaAGAAGACAGTGGAGAACTTTCCCTGTACTCTCCTCTCAAAGTGCTTATCTTTGTGGCCTTAATGTGTGGAATGCTGGTCCTCATGTACTTTTTCTACAACATCCTTG TTTACATCATTATTGCTATATTCTGCCTGGCATCTGCCTCTGCGCTCTACAGCTGTTTTGATGCCGTGATGGATAAAATTGGCTGCGGTACTCTGAG CTTCTCTGTCAGAAATTACAACTTCTCTGTGAGGTCCATGTTGCTGGCTGCTGTCTGCATAACCGTTGCTGTGATTTGGGGAGTGTACAGAAATGAAGACAG ATGGATCTGGATCCTTCAGGACCTTCTTGGGATAGCTTTCTGCCTCAACTTCATGAAGTCCATTTCACTGTCCAATTTCAAG ATCTGTGTGATTCTACTGAGCCTTCTGGTTGTATATGACGTTTTCTTCGTCTTCATTACACCATTATTCACCAAG AATGGAGTCAGTATCATGGTGCAGGttgctctgggtccagatgcatCTGGAGAGAAG CTTCCTGTGGTGATGCGTGTCCCACGGTTCTCAGCTTGGGCTCAGAACCTGTGTGGGATGCAGTTCTCCATCCTGGGTTATGGAGACATTATTGTTCCAG GTCTCCTTGTGGCTTACTGCAGCAGGTTTGATGTGTGGAtcaacagcaggaggaaaatcTACTTTGTCAGCTGCTGCATAG CCTATTTTCTGGGAATGATACTGACTTTTGCCATGATGCTGCTGTCGGCTATGGGTCAGCCGGCTCTGCTCTACCTTGTGCCTTTTACTCTGATAACATCTGCTGTGGTGGCTGGGTGCCGTGGAGAAATGAAGCACTTTTGGGCAGGAGCCATTTGTGAG GTCTTGGATTCATCCAGGGAACCTTTGTTGCCAG agaGAAGAACTGGACGCTCCATAGGAGAACAATGCTGA
- the zgc:123258 gene encoding signal peptide peptidase-like 2A isoform X1, translated as MKMGRAVEVVILSVFFMVSQISCQEGVLHISNGSTSREYCIVHNHSWTPLSKSLDAATPYPLVNLTSSLLCNGSGVSPDVVKGKALVVMRGECDFSEKALVAQSLGATVLLIASNTSLITPSANDSEYAKVHIPLALMKYRDFLEAQQVFGKEMQVQLYAPPQAKVDPSILVILLISMVTVVLGGYWSGACERDRLNACSPTAAAGGGKGSKEDSGELSLYSPLKVLIFVALMCGMLVLMYFFYNILVYIIIAIFCLASASALYSCFDAVMDKIGCGTLSFSVRNYNFSVRSMLLAAVCITVAVIWGVYRNEDRWIWILQDLLGIAFCLNFMKSISLSNFKICVILLSLLVVYDVFFVFITPLFTKNGVSIMVQVALGPDASGEKTQGNMVEVPVDPQTPSEKLPVVMRVPRFSAWAQNLCGMQFSILGYGDIIVPGLLVAYCSRFDVWINSRRKIYFVSCCIAYFLGMILTFAMMLLSAMGQPALLYLVPFTLITSAVVAGCRGEMKHFWAGAICEVLDSSREPLLPERRTGRSIGEQC; from the exons ATGAAAATGGGGAGAGCCGTCGAAGTCGTTATCTTGTCTGTATTCTTTATGGTATCGCAG ATAAGCTGCCAAGAAGGAGTTTTGCACATTTCCAATGGAAGTACAAGTAGGGAGTACTGCATTGTCCACAATCACTCCTGGACCCCGCTGTCAAAAAGCCTCGATGCTGCC acACCGTATCCTCTGGTAAATCTGACCTCCAGTCTGCTGTGCAACGGTTCCGGAGTCAGTCCAGATGTGGTTAAGGGCAAGGCCTTGGTGGTGATGAGAGGAGAGTGTGATTTCAGCGAGAAGGCTCTGGTTGCTCAGAGTCTGGGCGCTACAGTTTTACTCATTGCCAGCAACACATCATTG ATCACTCCATCAGCTAATGACTCTGAGTATGCAAAGGTCCACATTCCTCTGGCTCTTATGAAATACAGAGACTTCCTGGAAGCACAGCAG GTGTTTGGCAAAGAGATGCAGGTGCAGCTGTATGCTCCCCCACAAGCGAAGGTTGACCCAAGCATTTTAGTGATTCTGCTTATTTCCATGGTCACAGTTGTCCTGGGTGGCTACTGGAGTGGGGCCTGCGAGAG AGATCGGTTGAACGCTTGctcaccaacagcagcagcaggaggaggaaaaggaagcaaAGAAGACAGTGGAGAACTTTCCCTGTACTCTCCTCTCAAAGTGCTTATCTTTGTGGCCTTAATGTGTGGAATGCTGGTCCTCATGTACTTTTTCTACAACATCCTTG TTTACATCATTATTGCTATATTCTGCCTGGCATCTGCCTCTGCGCTCTACAGCTGTTTTGATGCCGTGATGGATAAAATTGGCTGCGGTACTCTGAG CTTCTCTGTCAGAAATTACAACTTCTCTGTGAGGTCCATGTTGCTGGCTGCTGTCTGCATAACCGTTGCTGTGATTTGGGGAGTGTACAGAAATGAAGACAG ATGGATCTGGATCCTTCAGGACCTTCTTGGGATAGCTTTCTGCCTCAACTTCATGAAGTCCATTTCACTGTCCAATTTCAAG ATCTGTGTGATTCTACTGAGCCTTCTGGTTGTATATGACGTTTTCTTCGTCTTCATTACACCATTATTCACCAAG AATGGAGTCAGTATCATGGTGCAGGttgctctgggtccagatgcatCTGGAGAGAAG ACGCAGGGTAACATGGTGGAGGTCCCTGTCGATCCCCAGACTCCCTCTGAGAAA CTTCCTGTGGTGATGCGTGTCCCACGGTTCTCAGCTTGGGCTCAGAACCTGTGTGGGATGCAGTTCTCCATCCTGGGTTATGGAGACATTATTGTTCCAG GTCTCCTTGTGGCTTACTGCAGCAGGTTTGATGTGTGGAtcaacagcaggaggaaaatcTACTTTGTCAGCTGCTGCATAG CCTATTTTCTGGGAATGATACTGACTTTTGCCATGATGCTGCTGTCGGCTATGGGTCAGCCGGCTCTGCTCTACCTTGTGCCTTTTACTCTGATAACATCTGCTGTGGTGGCTGGGTGCCGTGGAGAAATGAAGCACTTTTGGGCAGGAGCCATTTGTGAG GTCTTGGATTCATCCAGGGAACCTTTGTTGCCAG agaGAAGAACTGGACGCTCCATAGGAGAACAATGCTGA